Proteins encoded by one window of Branchiostoma floridae strain S238N-H82 chromosome 6, Bfl_VNyyK, whole genome shotgun sequence:
- the LOC118417943 gene encoding uncharacterized protein LOC118417943 gives MPAGLRHVLLHMAHEAPANTTEPDWRPRRRLAAALFRGLWHGSNGRIGASSRAPGRDTPTYVYPEEVRWVMRARFADPSDPIRLHDGRVADQRHGEVYHVDVVDLATTT, from the exons ATGCCAGCTGGCCTCAGGCACGTGCTGCTGCACATGGCCCACGAAGCTCCGGCGAACACCACCGAGCCGGACTGGAGGCCCCGTCGCCGGCTGGCAGCCGCACTTTTCCGGGGATTGTGG CATGGCTCCAACGGGAGGATTGGGGCGAGTTCCCGGGCGCCAGGGCGGGACACGCCCACCTACGTGTACCCAGAGGAGGTGCGCTGGGTGATGCGGGCCCGGTTCGCTGACCCTTCAGATCCAATCCGCCTACATGACGGCAGGGTTGCCGACCAGAGGCATGGAGAA GTGTACCACGTCGATGTTGTGGACCTGGCCACTACCACCTAG
- the LOC118417944 gene encoding uncharacterized protein LOC118417944 — MPILTVTQHRISQLIVCCQLTLKNCQDCLCFSEINKERAIDESLKKLPLEIRIERPEDIVDEKCSIIYKRCLEQLVGFLELPEDKRMCRECPAPAPPPPVHPVENPVPSVQIVASGMIVKWHCKNNHLVWRWFTQPRLKFGVQGGDLMQTSSLLLSGNNYGKYSLMCKFMDLGCVNESTFYKIQRQYCVDAIDEYWAKQQEIVRDLRIKEEVVLLGDGRTDSPGHCAQYCTYTALDNASGSIVAIEVVDKRDTDRKSSVMKEGFKRAMDDLDKCVPITEVCTDAHPQISALMRTDKGVYGKRGIFHSLDVWHGAKNMTKKLVKAGGEKGGTDLLPWTRDIVNHFWWCCKRAKNYEEFILSTMFYTSANEGQK, encoded by the exons ATGCCAATCCTCACAGTTACGCAGCATAGAATTTCTCAACTGATTGTGTGCTGTCAGTTAACATTAAAAAATTGCCAGGATTGCTTGTGCTTCTCTGAAATTAACAAGGAGCGGGCCATTGATGAGTCATTGAAGAAACTCCCACTCGAAATTAGGATTGAACGCCCAGAAGACATTGTGGATGAGAAGTGTTCTATCATCTATAAGAGGTGCCTCGAGCAGCTTGTCGGCTTCCTGGAGCTGCCTGAAGACAAGAGAATGTGCCGTGAATGTCCTgcccccgcccccccccccccggtccaccCCGTTGAAAACCCTGTTCCATCTGTGCAGATCGTGGCAAGTGGGATGATCGTCAAATGG CACTGTAAAAATAATCATCTGGTATGGAGGTGGTTCACCCAGCCAAGACTGAAATTCGGTGTGCAAGGAGGTGACTTAATGCAGACCAGCAGCCTCCTGTTGTCGGGAAACAACTATGGCAAGTACAGCCTGATGTGCAAATTCATGGACTTGGGATGTGTGAACGAGTCAACATTTTACAAGATTCAGAGGCAGTACTGTGTTGACGCAATCGATGAGTACTGGGCCAAACAACAGGAGATCGTCAGGGATCTGAGGATCAAAGAAGAGGTCGTTCTCCTTG GTGATGGCCGTACGGACTCCCCGGGACACTGTGCACAATACTGCACGTACACAGCCCTAGACAACGCATCTGGGTCCATTGTGGCTATTGAAGTTGTGGACAAGAGGGACACTGACAGAAAATCCTCTGTGATGAAGGAGGGCTTCAAAAGAGCCATGGACGACCTCGACAAATGTGTTCCCATCACAGAGGTGTGCACGGATGCACATCCCCAAATCTCTGCACTGATGA GGACTGACAAAGGGGTGTATGGTAAAAGAGGCATCTTCCATTCCCTGGATGTCTGGCACGGGGCCAAAAACATGACAAAGAAACTAGTGAAA GCTGGAGGGGAGAAGGGCGGCACAGACCTCCTGCCGTGGACTCGAGACATCGTCAACCATTTCTGGTGGTGTTGTAAGAGGGCCAAAAACTACGAAGAATTCATCTTAAGTACCATGTTCTATACATCTGCAAATGAGGGCCAAAAATGA